The following proteins come from a genomic window of Microtus ochrogaster isolate Prairie Vole_2 chromosome 7, MicOch1.0, whole genome shotgun sequence:
- the Tlcd1 gene encoding calfacilitin isoform X1 produces the protein MHLLLHPAWPLLLGATLTFRALRRALCRLPLPAHVRSDPLRTWRWHNLLVSFTHSIVSGIWALLCIWQTPEMLVEIETAWSLSGYLLVCFSAGYFIHDTVDIVLSKQTRASWEYLVHHVMAMGAFFSGIFWKSFVGGGVLTLLVEVSNIFLTLRMMMKINNAQHLLLYRINKYVNLVMYFLFRLAPQVYLTKFFLQYAGERTLGTFLLVILLMLDLMILIYFSRLLRSDFCPERAPSRQHKDKFLTE, from the exons ATGCACCTACTGTTGCACCCCGCCTGGCCGCTGCTCCTCGGCGCCACGCTGACCTTCCGGGCACTCCGGCGCGCGCTCtgtcgcctgcctctgcccgctCACGTGCGCTCCGACCCCCTGCGCACCTGGCGTTGGCATAACCTACTCGTCTCCTTCACCCACTCCATTGTATCAGGGATCTGGGCACTGCTGTG CATATGGCAAACCCCTGAAATGCTGGTGGAGATTGAGACGGCATGGTCACTTTCTGGCTACTTGCTTGTGTGCTTCTCCGCAG GATACTTCATCCACGACACGGTGGACATCGTGCTTAGTAAACAGACTAGAGCCTCTTGGGAATACCTTGTTCATCATGTCATG GCTATGGGTGCCTTCTTCTCTGGTATCTTTTGGAAAAGCTTTGTTGGTGGGGGCGTCTTAACACTCCTGGTGGAGGTCAGCAACATCTTCCTCACACtgaggatgatgatgaagataaacAACGCACAGCATCTCCTCCTGTACCGCATCAACAAGTATGTCAACCTGGTCATGTACTTTCTCTTCCGCCTGGCCCCACAAGTCTACCTCACCAAGTTCTTCCTGCAGTATGCTGGCGAGAGGACCCTGGGAACATTTCTGTTGGTCATCTTGCTCATGCTGGACTTGATGATCCTCATCTACTTTTCCCGCCTCCTTCGCTCGGATTTCTGCCCTGAACGTGCTCCCAGCCGCCAACACAAAGACAAATTCTTGACTGAGTGA
- the Tlcd1 gene encoding calfacilitin isoform X2 produces the protein MLVEIETAWSLSGYLLVCFSAGYFIHDTVDIVLSKQTRASWEYLVHHVMAMGAFFSGIFWKSFVGGGVLTLLVEVSNIFLTLRMMMKINNAQHLLLYRINKYVNLVMYFLFRLAPQVYLTKFFLQYAGERTLGTFLLVILLMLDLMILIYFSRLLRSDFCPERAPSRQHKDKFLTE, from the exons ATGCTGGTGGAGATTGAGACGGCATGGTCACTTTCTGGCTACTTGCTTGTGTGCTTCTCCGCAG GATACTTCATCCACGACACGGTGGACATCGTGCTTAGTAAACAGACTAGAGCCTCTTGGGAATACCTTGTTCATCATGTCATG GCTATGGGTGCCTTCTTCTCTGGTATCTTTTGGAAAAGCTTTGTTGGTGGGGGCGTCTTAACACTCCTGGTGGAGGTCAGCAACATCTTCCTCACACtgaggatgatgatgaagataaacAACGCACAGCATCTCCTCCTGTACCGCATCAACAAGTATGTCAACCTGGTCATGTACTTTCTCTTCCGCCTGGCCCCACAAGTCTACCTCACCAAGTTCTTCCTGCAGTATGCTGGCGAGAGGACCCTGGGAACATTTCTGTTGGTCATCTTGCTCATGCTGGACTTGATGATCCTCATCTACTTTTCCCGCCTCCTTCGCTCGGATTTCTGCCCTGAACGTGCTCCCAGCCGCCAACACAAAGACAAATTCTTGACTGAGTGA